A single region of the Vagococcus teuberi genome encodes:
- a CDS encoding cysteine desulfurase — translation MTVSKRKQDFPILFQQVNDEPLVYLDNAASTHVPTPVINDLVTYTQTSHANVHRGVHTLAERATSQYEAARETVRAFIDASSVKEVLFTRGTTTGLNWVARSLGELVVEPGDKIVISRMEHHSNIVPWQELAKRKQAELIYIDLTEDGELDMADAKEKIVSGVKIVSIAHASNVLGVVNPVKDLAKLAHEVGAVMVVDGAQSTPHMTVSVQELDCDFYAFSGHKMCAPTGIGVLYGKQTWLENMSPIEFGGEMIDFVYDDYSTWAELPYKFEAGTPNISGAIGLASAIKYLEEIGLDTITKHEQELVEYVLPKLLAIDGFELYGPRDASKHTGVIAFNIKGVHPHDLATALDMQGVAIRAGHHCAQPLLRYLAVHSTARASFYFYNTKEDADSLVESIIAAKEFFSDGFI, via the coding sequence ATGACTGTATCTAAACGCAAACAAGATTTTCCAATTCTTTTTCAACAAGTAAATGATGAGCCACTTGTCTATTTAGACAACGCTGCGTCAACACATGTGCCAACACCTGTGATCAATGATTTGGTGACGTATACGCAAACCAGTCATGCAAATGTACATCGTGGTGTGCATACATTGGCAGAACGTGCGACAAGTCAATATGAAGCAGCACGAGAAACCGTGCGAGCATTTATTGATGCGAGTAGTGTGAAAGAAGTGTTGTTTACACGAGGGACGACAACTGGATTAAACTGGGTGGCACGTTCACTAGGTGAGTTAGTTGTTGAGCCTGGTGACAAAATTGTGATTAGTCGCATGGAACATCACTCAAATATTGTGCCGTGGCAAGAGCTAGCTAAACGCAAACAAGCTGAACTCATCTACATTGATTTGACTGAAGACGGTGAGTTGGATATGGCTGATGCGAAAGAAAAAATCGTATCCGGTGTGAAAATTGTGTCGATTGCCCATGCATCGAATGTCTTAGGTGTGGTGAATCCTGTCAAAGACTTAGCGAAACTGGCTCATGAAGTCGGTGCTGTGATGGTTGTTGACGGTGCGCAATCAACCCCTCATATGACAGTGTCTGTGCAAGAGTTGGATTGCGATTTTTATGCCTTTAGTGGTCATAAAATGTGTGCGCCAACTGGTATTGGCGTGTTGTATGGCAAACAAACTTGGCTTGAAAACATGTCACCCATCGAATTTGGTGGTGAGATGATTGATTTTGTCTATGATGATTACAGCACATGGGCAGAGTTGCCGTATAAGTTTGAAGCCGGCACACCGAATATTTCTGGGGCGATTGGATTAGCAAGTGCAATCAAGTATTTGGAAGAAATTGGTTTAGATACGATTACAAAACATGAACAGGAACTAGTCGAGTATGTGTTGCCAAAATTACTAGCGATTGATGGGTTTGAGTTATATGGGCCAAGAGATGCGAGTAAACATACTGGTGTGATTGCCTTTAACATTAAAGGCGTGCACCCGCATGATTTGGCAACCGCACTAGACATGCAAGGCGTGGCGATTCGAGCGGGACATCATTGTGCTCAGCCATTGCTTCGCTATTTGGCTGTTCATTCAACAGCAAGAGCAAGTTTTTATTTTTACAATACAAAAGAAGATGCTGATTCATTAGTTGAATCAATCATCGCTGCAAAGGAGTTTTTCTCAGATGGCTTTATCTAG
- the sufD gene encoding Fe-S cluster assembly protein SufD — MKSTNVTDYLDDVTLFSASQEEPQWMLERRKEALNKIDDLELPAIERVKYHRWPLMNVGELNNEVINEEILPSFTELEDNPLIIQGRTTTYFEQMPVELAEQGVIFTDIFTAMKEHSDLVEKYFMTKAVPSDEDKLTAFHTAFLNGGVFLYVPKNVVVKDAFESLFYHQLNDSSAMVKHVLIVADDNSELTYLERFQSVGETAEKLAANIVVEVIARPGAKVKFAAIDRLGKEVNTYLNRRGYIMRDASVDWALGLMSDGNVVADFDSELVGEGSHAEVKVVAIATGRQIQGIDTRVTNRASHSIGHILQHGVIREKSTLTFNGIGHIIKGAKGADAQQESRVLMLSDKARGDANPILLIDEFEVTAGHAASAGRLDPEELYYLMSRGLPQKEAERLVTRGFLGSVITSIPVKSVQEEFVQVIDRKLAD, encoded by the coding sequence ATGAAATCTACAAATGTAACTGATTATCTTGACGACGTGACATTATTTTCAGCTAGTCAGGAAGAACCACAATGGATGTTAGAACGTCGTAAAGAGGCGTTAAATAAAATCGATGACTTAGAATTACCAGCGATTGAGAGAGTAAAATACCATCGTTGGCCTTTAATGAATGTCGGTGAATTAAACAATGAAGTGATTAATGAGGAAATCTTGCCTTCTTTTACAGAACTAGAAGATAACCCATTAATCATTCAAGGTCGCACAACGACTTATTTTGAACAAATGCCAGTCGAATTAGCTGAACAAGGCGTGATTTTTACTGATATTTTTACGGCAATGAAAGAGCACAGCGACTTAGTTGAGAAATATTTCATGACAAAAGCTGTGCCAAGTGACGAAGATAAATTAACTGCGTTCCATACAGCCTTTTTAAACGGTGGGGTATTTTTATACGTGCCAAAAAATGTGGTTGTAAAAGACGCATTTGAATCACTATTTTATCACCAATTAAACGACAGCAGTGCCATGGTAAAACATGTCTTAATCGTGGCTGATGATAACAGTGAGTTAACTTACTTGGAAAGATTCCAATCAGTTGGTGAAACGGCTGAAAAATTAGCAGCAAATATCGTGGTTGAAGTGATTGCTAGACCAGGAGCAAAAGTAAAATTTGCCGCTATTGACCGTCTAGGTAAAGAAGTTAACACATACTTAAATCGTCGTGGCTACATTATGCGTGATGCGAGTGTGGACTGGGCGTTAGGGTTAATGAGTGACGGAAATGTTGTCGCTGATTTTGATTCTGAACTGGTGGGCGAAGGCTCTCATGCGGAAGTGAAAGTGGTCGCAATTGCAACAGGTCGCCAAATACAAGGAATCGACACACGTGTGACAAATAGAGCGTCACATTCAATTGGTCACATCTTACAACATGGTGTGATTCGTGAGAAAAGTACGTTAACCTTTAACGGAATTGGTCACATCATCAAAGGAGCAAAAGGCGCAGACGCACAACAAGAAAGTCGTGTGTTAATGTTATCTGATAAAGCGCGTGGTGACGCGAACCCGATTTTATTAATTGATGAATTTGAAGTAACGGCAGGACACGCAGCAAGTGCTGGTCGTCTTGACCCAGAAGAATTATATTATTTAATGAGTAGAGGACTTCCTCAAAAAGAAGCAGAAAGATTGGTAACACGTGGATTCTTAGGGTCTGTGATTACGTCAATCCCTGTTAAATCTGTTCAAGAGGAGTTTGTTCAAGTAATTGATAGAAAGCTGGCTGATTAA
- the sufC gene encoding Fe-S cluster assembly ATPase SufC, translating into MSVLEIKDLHVSIEEKEILKGVNLTMKTGEIHAIMGPNGTGKSTLSAAIMGNPNYTVTKGEILLDGEDVLEMEVDERARAGLFLAVQYPSEIPGITNAEFMRAAMNAKRADDDKISVMDFLDKLDDKMALLDMPEEMAERYLNEGFSGGEKKRNEILQLLMLEPTFAILDEIDSGLDIDALQVVSKGINEMRGDNFGSLIITHYQRLLNYIVPDVVHIMMDGRVVMTGGADLAKRLEEEGYKGISEELGIDYEENEE; encoded by the coding sequence ATGTCCGTTTTAGAAATAAAGGATTTGCATGTATCAATAGAAGAAAAAGAAATACTAAAAGGTGTTAACTTAACCATGAAAACGGGTGAAATTCACGCGATCATGGGCCCAAACGGAACAGGTAAATCAACTTTATCTGCAGCAATTATGGGAAATCCAAATTATACTGTCACTAAAGGAGAAATTCTTTTAGATGGTGAAGACGTATTAGAAATGGAAGTTGACGAACGAGCTCGTGCTGGTCTATTTTTAGCCGTTCAATATCCTAGTGAAATTCCAGGAATTACAAACGCTGAATTTATGCGTGCGGCAATGAACGCAAAACGTGCTGATGATGACAAAATCTCAGTCATGGACTTTTTAGATAAATTAGATGACAAAATGGCGTTATTAGATATGCCAGAAGAGATGGCTGAACGTTACTTAAACGAAGGATTCTCAGGTGGAGAGAAAAAACGTAATGAAATTCTTCAATTATTAATGTTAGAACCAACCTTTGCGATTTTAGATGAAATCGATTCAGGTCTTGATATTGATGCCTTACAAGTTGTATCAAAAGGAATCAATGAAATGCGTGGGGATAACTTTGGGTCACTTATCATCACTCACTACCAACGTCTATTAAACTATATCGTGCCAGATGTGGTTCATATTATGATGGATGGCCGTGTGGTTATGACTGGTGGCGCTGATTTAGCGAAACGTCTTGAAGAAGAAGGATACAAAGGAATCAGTGAAGAATTAGGAATTGATTACGAAGAAAACGAAGAATAA
- a CDS encoding cation:proton antiporter: MDILLTLGLIILFTKIADSIAMKFGLPSVVGSLIVGILVGPSVFNIIQNNASIELLSHLGVILLMFIAGVESDLKILKKYFKPSLITGLLGVLIPFAVFFFASRSFNYSQDTSLFIGLIFGATSLSIAIQVLKELNFIQTKEGSIIIGSSILDDIIVVILLNLVLNLVNPNTTTADVLPFLFKNVLFFLFIYIFGKYILPIILKGLSYFIVPERDVAFSLIMVFLLSFLADWIGMSDIIGAFFAGILISQTPFAEYVERKVTSITSALFAPVFFVSIGLKLVLDGLGENMLLIIVFSVLAIFTKFIGGFLGGKIEKFDNNSCAIIGASLISRGEMALILIALGLEKGFIDQGMYASLVLVIIFTTVIAPILLKWAIALGDKSKAELDDPVHES; the protein is encoded by the coding sequence ATGGATATTTTGTTAACTTTAGGGTTAATTATTTTATTTACAAAAATAGCAGATAGCATTGCAATGAAATTTGGGCTTCCATCAGTCGTCGGGAGTTTGATTGTTGGGATATTAGTAGGACCATCTGTTTTTAACATCATACAAAACAATGCATCAATTGAGTTGTTATCCCACTTGGGAGTTATTCTTCTAATGTTTATTGCTGGTGTGGAAAGTGATTTAAAGATATTAAAAAAGTATTTTAAACCTTCTCTCATCACAGGTCTTCTAGGGGTATTAATCCCATTCGCCGTATTTTTCTTTGCTTCAAGGTCGTTTAATTATTCGCAAGACACTTCACTGTTTATTGGCCTAATCTTCGGAGCAACTTCTCTAAGTATCGCCATTCAGGTACTCAAAGAGTTAAATTTCATACAAACTAAGGAAGGATCCATTATTATCGGATCATCTATTTTAGACGATATTATCGTCGTTATCTTGTTGAACTTAGTCTTAAATCTAGTCAACCCCAATACAACTACTGCAGATGTATTACCATTTCTTTTTAAAAATGTGTTGTTCTTCCTATTTATTTATATCTTCGGAAAATATATTTTACCAATTATCCTTAAAGGGTTGTCATACTTTATCGTTCCAGAACGAGACGTTGCCTTTTCTTTAATCATGGTGTTCCTACTCAGTTTCTTAGCTGATTGGATTGGTATGTCAGATATTATCGGTGCTTTCTTTGCTGGTATTTTAATCTCACAAACACCATTTGCCGAATATGTTGAAAGAAAAGTAACCAGTATTACTTCTGCATTATTTGCACCAGTATTCTTTGTAAGCATTGGATTAAAACTTGTTTTAGATGGTTTAGGTGAAAATATGTTATTAATCATTGTCTTTAGCGTACTAGCTATCTTTACTAAATTTATCGGTGGGTTCCTTGGAGGAAAAATCGAGAAATTTGATAACAATAGTTGTGCCATTATTGGTGCGAGTCTGATTTCACGTGGCGAGATGGCGTTAATCTTGATTGCGTTAGGACTTGAAAAAGGCTTTATCGATCAAGGAATGTATGCGTCTTTAGTTTTAGTCATTATCTTTACCACAGTGATTGCCCCAATATTGTTGAAATGGGCGATTGCGCTGGGAGATAAATCAAAAGCAGAATTAGACGACCCAGTGCATGAATCTTAA
- a CDS encoding MetQ/NlpA family ABC transporter substrate-binding protein, whose translation MKKTWIKLGVAALAVLTLVGCGNSGSTKDSASGSGSKDDKVIKVGASPTPHAEILEEAKPLLKEKGYDLEIVTFQDYILPNKALAEKEIDANYFQHIPYFTKEVKEKGYDFTNAGAIHLEKMALYSQKIKDIKDLEDGATILVSNSQTDWGRVIGMLQEAGLVKVKEGVDLTTATFDDISENPKKLVFKYDIDPAMMATTYQNKEGDLVAINANFAEGIGLNPEKDGILVEDNNSPYANIIAVRTEDKDSEKTKALVDVLHDQKIVDFVNEKWKGTITVVTQ comes from the coding sequence ATGAAAAAAACATGGATTAAATTAGGCGTGGCAGCATTAGCTGTTTTAACGTTGGTTGGATGTGGCAATAGTGGAAGCACAAAAGATAGTGCGTCAGGCAGCGGAAGTAAAGATGACAAGGTGATTAAAGTCGGTGCGTCTCCAACACCACACGCGGAAATTTTAGAAGAAGCAAAACCATTATTAAAAGAAAAAGGGTACGACTTAGAAATCGTGACATTCCAAGATTATATCTTGCCGAACAAAGCATTGGCTGAAAAAGAAATTGATGCCAACTATTTCCAACATATCCCATACTTCACAAAAGAAGTTAAAGAAAAAGGGTATGATTTTACTAATGCAGGAGCAATCCATTTAGAAAAAATGGCACTATACTCACAAAAAATTAAAGACATCAAAGACTTAGAAGATGGTGCGACCATTTTAGTTAGCAACTCTCAAACTGACTGGGGTCGTGTGATTGGGATGCTTCAAGAAGCAGGACTTGTGAAAGTAAAAGAGGGTGTTGATTTAACAACTGCCACATTTGATGATATTTCAGAAAATCCGAAAAAATTAGTTTTCAAATATGACATCGATCCAGCGATGATGGCAACAACATACCAAAACAAAGAGGGCGATTTAGTGGCTATTAATGCTAATTTTGCTGAAGGGATTGGGTTGAACCCAGAAAAAGATGGTATTTTAGTGGAAGATAACAACTCACCATATGCCAATATTATTGCGGTTCGTACAGAAGACAAAGATTCAGAAAAAACAAAAGCATTGGTTGACGTATTACATGATCAAAAAATTGTTGATTTTGTTAATGAGAAGTGGAAAGGCACTATTACAGTGGTAACTCAATAA
- a CDS encoding methionine ABC transporter permease, which produces MEKGLIETYFNFSEINVDDFIKATKETLYMTFVSTFFVVIIGLIIGLMLYYFGKSNKPLGKTLYGIVSIISNTFRSIPFIILIILLFPITKALIGTMLGPTAALPALVISAAPFYARLVDIAFREVDPGVLEASEAMGATQLQIIFKVLIPESVPALISGITVTTITMIGFTAMAGAIGAGGLGSLAYQGGFMGNKHTIIMVATVLILVIVFILQWLGDLLVKLTDKRN; this is translated from the coding sequence ATGGAAAAAGGATTAATAGAAACGTATTTTAATTTTAGTGAAATTAATGTCGATGATTTTATCAAAGCCACAAAAGAAACATTGTATATGACGTTTGTCTCAACATTTTTTGTGGTAATTATCGGCCTTATCATTGGTCTAATGCTTTACTATTTCGGGAAAAGCAACAAACCACTTGGTAAGACACTTTACGGAATTGTCTCAATCATCAGTAACACATTCCGTTCGATACCATTTATTATTTTGATTATCTTATTGTTCCCTATCACAAAAGCATTGATAGGAACAATGTTAGGGCCAACAGCGGCATTACCAGCTTTAGTCATTTCAGCCGCACCATTTTATGCAAGGTTGGTCGATATTGCGTTTCGTGAGGTAGATCCAGGCGTACTTGAAGCTAGTGAAGCAATGGGTGCCACACAATTGCAAATTATTTTTAAAGTCTTAATTCCTGAAAGTGTGCCAGCATTAATCTCTGGTATCACAGTGACCACCATTACGATGATTGGCTTTACGGCTATGGCAGGGGCAATCGGGGCAGGGGGACTGGGTTCTCTTGCTTATCAAGGTGGATTCATGGGAAACAAACACACCATTATCATGGTCGCAACGGTATTAATTCTAGTCATTGTGTTTATTTTACAATGGTTAGGTGATTTATTAGTAAAATTAACAGATAAACGAAATTAA